The Aspergillus flavus chromosome 2, complete sequence region GAGGTTCGGCACAAAACTAGTGGGCCTGTCTCAGGTGCTACTCGGTTGActgaaagaagcaaaaaacGCAGGGAAAACAAGATCAATGATAAGAGAAAAACTAGAGATGCTAGCCACAGGTCAAAGCATTACTActgtgtatatatatcgtCGAAGCACCTCGGTCGCAAGGCATGTGGAGCAATGCGCGATTTTTATTCTGTCTAAAATGCCTTGACCCACTACATGCCTAAGCTTATGCCTTGAAAATCCTAGTCAGATGACGCCGatcattccttctccataTTATCATTCAAGGGACGATTGGAACATGATGCAGATCCTAAAGGTAACAATGCAATGACGGCGCCAGCTCGACAGGGGAGTCTGTCACAGTCTCTGGCCAAATACGAGAAAATCCGGCTTATCACCAATTTCATTCTTCTAATACGGCCCAAGACTCAGGATGTCTCGCTAATATCGAGCGTGTCCTCTCTGATGCACATTTTCATGCCTAGGAGAATGATCACAAGGCAAGCGGTGCTCTTTAACTTCTCTTGACTGAATCACTAGTTGCCCTCTCAGTATTAGTATCACAAATATACATGTAGGATTTCTCGAATGTTGGACCATAAGCCGACATAAAAGCGGGTCGATGCAACGGTACGCGTCAGAACGCCCTGGTGGGCCCTGGTCCCTGAAGGTAAGGATCACAAACCATGCATTTGCATGCTCAATTCGCGCCTACACACAGTCTCCTCAGCTTCGTTATGAGGCGAAAGGTCAGGGTGAACTAGTCTCCCTCAACTATATTCCAAATATAGGACAGGAGGCACCAAGCTATACTCCCATCCCGGCAGGGCTCAATATCATTACGATCAGCTTAGGAACGGCCCCCAACCTTGAATTCTCCACTATTGACAAGAGACAAGTGTTGAACTCCATCCTATCCAGGACTTTCCATTATCATTTCGAGATTATCCACTCCTGCCCGATGTCTACTCTCTACTATTCGCGCGGACATGTCCGTGATGCTGGGATTATATCAAGGCAATGCACTCTCCACTAGGCTTTGACCCAGGCCCATTACAACGCACCTTGTAGAACGGGCCTGGGTATGGCTACAGCTTCGAATCATACCCGATTATCGGTGGCCGCTTTGTTGGTTGATGTAGAGGGCGTAGCACCGAAGCTTTCCCGGCATTGATTGGAAATGAGCGACTGACTATCTATCCGTACTATATAATGCCCTGTATCAGGCTGGATGATTGAAGTCCCAAAGCTCTATAATTTTCTTGTCTCTATCACTTTTCCATTACCTCGTACATTCTGCTGCCAATCTGCACTCCTTCACTTCAATACACCCAGTCAGCCCTCGAAAAACCCCTGATGATGTTAATTTTTGTGGCCTTGTGCTATTTCGCGTGCACTGTCAGCGCAGTGAAGTTCTACGGTGATACTCCTTCCGTTGCGATTTATACAACTGCCATGAACCGTCTCGCGGAGCCCGTGGAAGATAATCTGAGTATTGGATCTGTGTTCGTGACGTCTGACCTTGCAAGCAAGAACGGGTCTGATTATCTCGCCGACAATGGCATCTTCGATACCACGCTAGTCGACTTTGTTACCCAGAGAAAGGGGTTGTACGCGGCTCCCGTCTCGTCTACTGGCCTCGACGTAAGAGCCCCGAAGGATCAATTGAACTGCGAGAACAACCCGGTGGTGGATAAAATCAGCCCGGCGAACCAGAAGCATATTTGCAATGCTGTGAAATCCCTGGTCGGTGGCGGTGTCGCTGCCGTGTCTGCCTTGATAGATAACACGGTGTGCAGTGAACGGTCTACCGGCCAACCGGTTAAATGCCACACAATAGTCGCATTTATCGGTACCGCTGGAGTGACCATGACAACCTCGGAGGTTGGTGACTACTGCAGTGAGTATCTAAGCGCGAACGACAAGAAGTGCGGCAGTCAGGGTGTTACCGGTGACACCGGCAATAAGAGAGCATACGTCGCTGTCGTAAACACCCAGGCGGACGACACGTCCTGCTCAGGCCTCAGGGGAAAGTGTACTGAAATCCCCGTGTAAACATCCTTGGCACGGCGAGGTCAGAATGGTCGTTGTGAAGGTTCTGGCGCTCTTTAACCGTCGAATGGTAGAGGCACAGTGTCCCAGACGGCaatatgtacagtatattTGATGAGGCTTGAGGTGGCCCAAGCTGCAGCCATTTGGCGAGGAATAGCTCCATTATGATACTTTTGTACGTATCTAACGACGTTGAGCTTATTACCAAATTGTatattttccttcctcaggatgatgatgttaaTAAGGGAGCCAAAGCCGTTCAATACATAGCTAATTACTCTCCAAGGCCATTTCTCGCTTTTCCATGTCGTGCATAGCCCACTTACATCTCTTTGCGTAGGGAGGGGACTGATCTGAAAAACATCCGCAATCGCGCACAATAGATAAATCGATATACTGCGACCCTGTAGGACAGATATTGCCAGGTATATGTGATAATTGGCGACCAGCTTTATATCCAGTTATCAATTGGAAGACCTTGCATGCAAGGTTAAAATACTTCACCAAAGCTGGGGCCGAATATCTCTCGAAATAAATCCGCGAACTCATCGCCCATGAGGTCGCTATCCATTCCCATCGTAGCGGTCGCTAAGCAAGGGTCATACGGAGATACTAACGGACCCAGGACATCCGTATCCTGCGTCATGCCCGTTGCACTACTGATGTTTGACAAGTGTTCTCTTGAGAGGGGACATGAGGTATTCCGTACGCCGCTATTATTATCATCGTGATCAGAGTCCGCAATGGTGGTTATAGAAGCCAATCCGGCTGCTCGCGTCCGTAGGATCATCAATAACTGCTGTCCTAATATCGCAGCAATTCCGAATCGGTGTGATGGTGTTGTGCCGGCGCGTTCAAGCTGAAGCGCAACCTGCGCCAATAAGGCAAGAAGCTCTATTTCGCCCTCCGACCGTGGCTGATGTACAAAGGGGAAGAGCTTTAGGGCGAGGATAGCTGCGTAAGAGATCATCGCCCATGTGGGAGCAAGCATACAGTATAGTGGCTCCCCGATCTGTTGAAGATCACGCACAGCGACTTCACAGCAATGCACTGCGGCCTGAAAACAGTCGTCGCGGATTGCTTTTAGATCGCGGTTGTTACTGATGGAGGCTTGCAGCGCAAATGACAGTGTCCATAATCGGTTATGGAGGTATACGTGATGGAGGTGCACGTCTGGGAGTGGTTCTGAAGATGGCGCGATGGCATATATCCATGTCTTCCGCCACGACTCTAACGCGGCGTCGATACGATCGCGCACCCAATGTGGATTGGAGTGTGGCATCAATGTCTGTCGCTGCACTTCTGCGTGTAAATCCGCCAGATGGCGACGGAGCAGGATGAAAGCGACGGTGTGTTTGTCCGTCGAGTCGGCGAGCGGATGCATCCACCAGCGCTCGATGTTGCGAGTGAGGTCAGTTTCAGGGATGGCATTCATTCGACCAGAAGCACCGCTGTTCGCTCGTTCCCAGAGGAGGATACGCAGCCACGTTCTCTCTCTATTGCGAGTTAGTCGCTCGCGGCGTGTTTGGTCCTCAATGTCATGGCGGGTGGGCGGGCCTGGTGTGCGCTTGGGGATAATTTTGCCATCGttattgtatgtatatgtcGGAGATGCTTGGTCCAGCCCCAGCTCTGCCGCTACGCCAAATGCATACATGGTATATAACCACGATCGCTCTTCCGACAGTGTTCTAGCTGGAGTGGCTGACAAAAGTGAGATGTAGTAACCCTGAACAATTTCAACTGATTTTAACCCGGACGCATGAACATGTCGCGACAATTTCTCGCCATGCAGACGTAGTCGCTTTGCAATGGCCGCAGACCCATGATCGAACTGGGCTGTGAGAGCGAGCATCCAGGTAAACAGAAGTGCCGACTGTGAACGGACATAGTCCACGGTGTGTAATTTAGGGTCGAGGATACCATTGACTGGATGTAAACGTATGAAGtagctattaaatattagccCAACATTACTGATGTTACGCAGTGTGACGTGCATACATGGGAAATAAGTGGTAAGCCTCCTCCATTGATATTAACCCTAACTCAACAGGGTCCAGGTCCGGGCTAACATCTCGCGGCGGGCCATCGTCAGGAGGGCGAAAATAATCTGTGCACTTGGGATTACTTGTCGGGGCCGCAAAGAGAGCGTCTAGTCCACTCTGGAGCGATTCTGAGCTCAATTGTAGGCCTAGTGACACGTATGTTGACCGTTCATTTAGATTACCAATACTCGTCAAGTACGGCGTTGGTCCTTCATCTGTCGATTCAACGGTGGATATCGGAGTATTCGATACCGATTCGGACTGGATGGCCCCGGAAGCAGCGACAAGAAGTGCTAGAGGATTACTGACGGGGTCATGACCGACATGCGAGGTGATCCCAGCTTGCTTAATAGTAGTGGACTCTGTCACGACCGGATTGCTAGACGCAGCCTGGACGTTGGCAGCTTTCCCGTTGGTCGGTCGGTGGGACTGCCCCTCATTGCTTTGCATTTTCGAAAGTAAGAGATCGAATACTTCCTTTTCTGCGTTCTGTATATTATTAACGTCCTGTGAACTATTTCCTGAGGCACGTCCCCGTTTTAGATGCTCTTTCATCTGCCGACAGGCCTTTTCGAGCCCCCGATAGCGACCAACCGCACCTGGCCGGCGCCCCAAAGGTTGGGAAGGAGGAATGCTACAGGTGCGGCCATTCCGTCTGCATCGATCGCATGGCTCGCTAGAGTCTTCTGGTCGACTTGGACGGACGCATCTCATCTTCAGCTTGCGACATGCTTCGCAGGCCACAGTGGAGGGTGACCGGCGAGTCTGCTGTCTCGTCACCGGTCGACTAGCCATGATCACGTCAGATTAATACAGATCAATAATGATAAAGTGATACTGGAGGGGGTCGCCCAATTGCCATAGTTTAAAGTTTGAAGCGAATGATCTTCGCAGAACTTGGATAGTTGGTCGGTGGTCTTCGTCGCCGTGAGGATGATTAGAATTTAGAATTCGCAGGGATGATCTGAAATCTTCAATCTCCGTCTGATCCACTTGGCTTCTTGGCAGGCACTGAACAATGAGGCTCAATCACCTTGTCCTCCATCCCATTGCAGTCCTAGCTGTCCTGCTGCTGGAATAATCGCATAAAAGTGATATATCGAGTGCACTGAAGTGGTGGCCCCTCAATTGGTTACCCTGCATTAAAAAATCACCGGCTGTGGGTCCTCCGGTCTATTTATTTAGACGCCGGAGGTATGATTTTATACAGTCTTAAATTCACTCCTGTATTGTTGACTTGCACCGCGCAACTTCTACTTTATTCCCTTTTGTTCGTTTTGAAGACAACGgaaataactatatatttcaaATATGCAAACAATCTCAGTCGACGTCCTGGTGTGTGGCGGAGGCATGTCGGGCATGGCCTGCGCCGCCTTCGCCGCCGAGTCCGGGGCTAAAGTCCTAGTGGTAGAGAAGCAAGCAGTTGTTGGCGGTTCGTCAAACTACTCTGCGGGGATGTTGTACGTTTCTAGACTACTTCAAGTACAAAAGAATCCTACTGACAACGTCTAGTTGGGCACCCAAGAACTACAATAGTTTGCGATCGTGGGTACCAGACGGTGATCCAGAGCTTCAAGCTGCATGGATGAAAGACTACTTGCCTGCGGTGCAATGGATGCGAGAGAACAGCATACCCACAGCCAAACGATTCGATGGAATCATGACAATCGGTATTGATTATATACAAATTACTATACACAGGAGACTATTTACATCAGAGCTGACAAAGAAACAGGCATCGGCTTTCCCATCAAGATCCCTCAGCTCCACCTACACCACCAACAACGCATACGGGATAGCACAGGATCCCAGATCTTCACCAATACCGCCGTCGTCAAACTCCTTCAAAAGCAGCCTGGTGTTCCCGGTTCTCCTATCGTCGGCGCGATCATTCGACGTGGGCCAGTAGATGGCGCGGGCGCTGTCTATTACGAAGTCAAGGCTCAGCACGTAGTCCTTGCCACCGGGGGGTTCCAGGGGAATGCAGGACTGACATCTATGCACCTCGGCCAGGGAGGAGACAATATCTTTGTACGCTCGAATCGAGGATCAGTAGGAGATGGATTAACGCTGGCCACTGCGGTAGGAGCAGGCACGAGTCGGGGGATGAATACGTATTATGGCCATTTATTGGCGGCTCCTTTGCGGTCAGAAGCTGTCGATCCCAAGAACTTTTTGTCGCTGGCACAATACCGTATGTACAATTCAGCCGTTGTTCATTATCTGATCATTGACACGTCCTCGCAGAAAGCAAATATTGCCTGCTCATTAACGAGCACGGACGGAGGTTTGCCGACGAGACGACCGGGGATGAAATCGTGAACCAATATCTTGCGAAACAGGAGAAGCGTCGTGGATTCCTTCTATTCAAGTACACTTCTTCCCCGTGTCAGCTGCACCACAGCCCAATAACTGACCTTTCATATCCTCAGCGACCGGACAAGAAGACAGCACTG contains the following coding sequences:
- a CDS encoding putative extracellular 3-ketosteroid 1-dehydrogenase encodes the protein MQTISVDVLVCGGGMSGMACAAFAAESGAKVLVVEKQAVVGGSSNYSAGMFWAPKNYNSLRSWVPDGDPELQAAWMKDYLPAVQWMRENSIPTAKRFDGIMTIGIGFPIKIPQLHLHHQQRIRDSTGSQIFTNTAVVKLLQKQPGVPGSPIVGAIIRRGPVDGAGAVYYEVKAQHVVLATGGFQGNAGLTSMHLGQGGDNIFVRSNRGSVGDGLTLATAVGAGTSRGMNTYYGHLLAAPLRSEAVDPKNFLSLAQYQSKYCLLINEHGRRFADETTGDEIVNQYLAKQEKRRGFLLFNDRTRRQHCISAPFPNAGEIDRLEKAREHGCNVASAPSLDGLAEILNQWGVDGSQALRTIEQYDRFIRLGDKTSTLDAPVGKAGKPPVSLVEGEGPFFVMEVQPSITFTYGGVLINAEGRALTPDKTPIPGLLIAGVDGGGFSNLGYAGGLALAFVTGLWAARTIATELKLPVPQLPAADLRDAGPHEDPVIASRL